The Sulfolobus islandicus Y.N.15.51 sequence TTAGGACTACTCACGTTTATTTCTATTATCTTCGCCTTACTCTCAATAACTTTTACCACTTCTTTTATTTCATTTATGGAAGCACCACCAACGCTTACTATAAGGGGACATGAAACGTTTATTTCATTTATGGCTTTTGCACCTGGATTTCCTAAACCTATGGCGTTCATATAGATACCATCGTGAAGTTTTATGACTGTAGGAGGTTTATGAGGTCCTAAGGGATTAAGTGTCACTGTTTTCGTGGTAATTGCAGATGGCTTATATCTCTCACAAACTGTCGTTACATAATTTGGAACATCTGGTATAATTCCTGAAGCTATCGTTAAAGGATCGTTAAATGTAATATCTTTTATCTTAATCATTTATCTTCACCAAATGGATTTATTCCCTTCACTGGAAATACCTCTCCCTCTAAATTACTCGCCTTTCCTTGAACGATAGTCATGTAAACTGAAGCCTTTAGCGGAAATCCGTCTAGAGGAGTTTCAATAACCTTAGAGTATTTAGTCGAATATCTCCAATCGTTAAATTGTATTATGGTAAAATTTGCATAATTGTTTTCTTTAATCTCACCATAAGGAATATTCAATATTCTAGCTGGATTTGTAGAAATGAGTTCTACCGCTCTGTCAATACTAATTATACCTTTACTGACTAACGTTAAGATAAAAGGAACTGTAAACGAGACAGCAGCTATACCGGGTGGACATACCTCGTAAGGTTGCAGTTTTTCGAAACTTGCATGAGGAGCGTGATCACTTACAATTGTATCTACTTCACTTATAGCTTGTAATAACCAAAGCCTTTCATTTATATCTCTTATTGGTGGATTAGCCTTGGTTAAGCAATCCTTCTCACCATTAACTAATAGATGATGAGGTGTTATATCTACAGTAAAACCTAACTCTTTAGCAAATCTTACAGTACGTATATTAGTCGCATGAGTTATATGAACATTTTGATAGTCCTTTACATAATATAATGCTCCTATCTCGTACCATATGTTCAACCTTAGTTTTCTATTACTCTTTAATGCTAACGGAACTTCCGGGTGAAGAATTTTCAGTTTTCTAGACTTTAAAACCTCAAATGTCTCTTCCTTCTCTAGATCTTCGGGAAATATCTTGTAACCAGCTATAGGCAATTTATCAACTTTCTCAAGATCCTTAGTAACGCCAGAATAAACGAAGTAATCAACTCTAGAGTAATATTCAAACTCTTTTAACTTAGTAGTTATCGTCTCCACCGTGTTTACAAATGGTATAGTATTTGGCATATCTCCTATTAATGTAACCCCACCGTAAGAAGCTTCACTAGTCCCTGATACTACATCTTCTTTATATGACAATTTTAATCCTCTTATGTGAGTATGAAGATCTATTGCCCCAGGTAGTATTAATGTACCTTGTGGTAAATCAATATCTGGTTTACAAATCGATTTGATTTCCTTTATTCGTCTATCAAAAT is a genomic window containing:
- the pyrC gene encoding dihydroorotase, producing the protein MILWIKGKAYLNKEIKEVCINFDRRIKEIKSICKPDIDLPQGTLILPGAIDLHTHIRGLKLSYKEDVVSGTSEASYGGVTLIGDMPNTIPFVNTVETITTKLKEFEYYSRVDYFVYSGVTKDLEKVDKLPIAGYKIFPEDLEKEETFEVLKSRKLKILHPEVPLALKSNRKLRLNIWYEIGALYYVKDYQNVHITHATNIRTVRFAKELGFTVDITPHHLLVNGEKDCLTKANPPIRDINERLWLLQAISEVDTIVSDHAPHASFEKLQPYEVCPPGIAAVSFTVPFILTLVSKGIISIDRAVELISTNPARILNIPYGEIKENNYANFTIIQFNDWRYSTKYSKVIETPLDGFPLKASVYMTIVQGKASNLEGEVFPVKGINPFGEDK